One window of the Notolabrus celidotus isolate fNotCel1 chromosome 23, fNotCel1.pri, whole genome shotgun sequence genome contains the following:
- the LOC117807088 gene encoding E3 ubiquitin-protein ligase TRIM38-like, with amino-acid sequence MSSFSVLDSLAGDHFQCSICHDVFSDPVTTPCGHNFCKACLSDQWDQNEICHCPTCNKRFYGRPEISTNQVIEEISAQIKRRRVEAPESANTPWQVTCDVCTDLKFKASKSCLVCWTSYCEAHLEPHQRVPSLMRHKLIDPVKNLEERMCEKHERILELFCTEEQVCICLLCSETDHKDHKTVPVEEAGPQQKEKLGLQMTKIKLMIEDRMEKIREFAEASEVSREKANSEIAASETLFDTLMECVHETKTKLTLNIQKKLLKSQEKDIAVIRELQEEIAKLQRKHSELEELSQTEDHLQLLQTLQTLSTTSVTKNWSQISVYSDLCVQTVRRAMSHLVHKFQLELKTLTETELTRMKQYKESVTFDPDTAGSGLVVSEFGKRLKYSVNARVSSSEDSEKSKCPMILGKKGFTSGRHYWEVRVGLRNNWDVGVVTELADRTGKTAVSEENGFFAIGKRGFDYEIHQARNWELYLSPRPRNIGVYLDYNEGRVSFYDVERQMQIHSFKQLSFKEKLFPFFYLHGKGKKSEPLVITSMEDRASLFARILSLQQAETKME; translated from the exons ATGTCATCCTTCAGTGTCCTTGATTCATTAGCAGGCGATCATTTCCAATGTTCAATATGTCACGACGTCTTCAGCGACCCGGTCACCACCCCATGTGGTCACAACTTCTGCAAAGCCTGCCTCAGCGACCAGTGGGACCAGAATGAAATATGCCACTGCCCAACGTGTAACAAAAGATTCTATGGGCGACCTGAGATCTCCACGAACCAGGTCATCGAGGAGATTTCAGCCcaaataaagaggaggagagttgAGGCACCTGAGAGTGCTAATACACCATGGCAGGTGACATGTGACGTGTGCACAGATTTAAAATTCAAGGCCTCCAAGTCCTGCCTTGTTTGTTGGACGTCGTACTGCGAAGCCCACCTGGAGCCTCACCAGAGAGTCCCCTCCCTGATGAGACACAAGCTGATCGACCCGGTGAAGAACCTGGAGGAGAGGATGTGCGAGAAGCATGAGAGGATTCTGGAGCTCTTCTGCACAGAGGAGCAAGTTTGCATCTGTCTGCTGTGCAGTGAGACCGACCACAAAGACCACAAGACCGTGCCAGTTGAGGAAGCAGGGCCTCAGCAGAAA GAAAAGCTTGGCCTCCAAATGACAAAGATCAAACTTATGATTGAAGACAGAATGGAAAAAATAAGAGAGTTTGCAGAGGCGTCTGAAGTGAGCAGA GAAAAAGCAAACAGTGAGATTGCTGCCAGCGAAACACTCTTCGACACGCTGatggagtgtgtgcatgaaacaaaaacaaaattaacattGAATATCCAAAAGAAGCTCCTAAAATCACAAGAGAAAGATATCGCCGTGATCAGAGAGCTTCAGGAGGAAATCGCCAAACTGCAGAGGAAGCACtcagagctggaggagcttTCACAAACTGAGGACCACCTTCAACTGCTACAG ACGTTGCAGACCCTGAGCACCACATCAGTCACCAAGAACTGGTCCCAGATCAGTGTTTACTCAGATCTGTGTGTGCAGACGGTGAGGAGAGCCATGAGCCATCTTGTCCACAAATTTCAATTAGAACTGAAAACTCTGACGGAAACAG aACTAACCAGGATGAAGCAGTACAAAG AGtcggtgacctttgaccctgacaCTGCTGGATCCGGCCTTGTCGTGTCTGAATTTGGAAAACGTTTGAAATACTCTGTCAATGCAAGAGTCTCATCGTCTGAGGACTCAGAGAAGTCCAAGTGCCCCATGATTTTGGGGAAGAAGGGCTTCACGTCTGGGCGTCACTACTGGGAAGTCAGAGTGGGACTGAGAAACAACTGGGACGTCGGTGTTGTCACAGAATTAGCAGACAGAACAGGGAAGACGGCGGTTAGCGAGGAAAATGGCTTCTTCGCCATAGGAAAGCGGGGTTTCGATTATGAAATTCATCAGGCTCGCAACTGGGAACTTTACCTGAGTCCCAGGCCACGAAACATAGGTGTGTATCTGGACTACAATGAGGGCAGAGTCTCTTTTTATGACGTGGAAAGACAGATGCAAATCCACTCTTTTAAACAGCTATCTTTCAAAGAGAAACTCTTCCCGTTCTTCTACCTGCACGGCAAGGGCAAAAAATCAGAGCCGTTGGTTATTACCTCTATGGAAGATCGAGCATCACTCTTTGCTCGCATTCTTTCCCTCCAACAGGCTGAGACAAAAATGGAATAG
- the si:dkey-46i9.6 gene encoding E3 ubiquitin-protein ligase TRIM58 — translation MTLPLRRAGMATTGNLSEEQVHCSICLDVFTNPVSIPCGHNFCQGCILGYWKTSPLYQCPMCKKSFYKRPDISINTVLREIAEQFKEIRVRTVEGKLNEEEEEEEEEEGKGKKWVMERKKKEDEERLLEKDQKQELLEELKQKQEEDRKKKEKQHEELPPLIPPVAAPATSPPSTPQAAARRPPPPPLPQTSPPPSPLISAPPAPQQVPTPPSSSPLPSSWEEVLCDVCLGEGRPKAVKSCLVCLTSYCEEHLKSHSTRFTKHKLIEPVANMEDRMCPKHERLLELFCKKDQTCVCVLCTETDHRAHYTVPVEREWTEKKAQLKRTEIDVQQMIQDRVKKVDDIKHAVEHNKVSAQREIQESVQVFSELVRSIQKAQAELVLSIEEKQRQAERWAESLMIELEQEIFELKKRNTELENMARTDHIHFLKNFPALCTPPAVKDWSETSVPTDTCVGMIRRSVSKLEAMLNEMIDKLADNEIKKILKYTVDITLDPDSANPWLQLSQDRHQVRHLGAWQDLPDHPERFDTVVIVLGREGFTSGRHYWEVQVGDKDDWYLGVARSTVNRKGRISVSTTQGYWALAMKKGQGYRVSTTPQILLPLNPKPKRVGVYVDYEEGQVSFYDVKARTHIYTFKDTFGEKILPFFYLYCCDKASDTMVICPVNEKSLIKQS, via the exons ATGACCCTGCCTCTCCGCCGTGCAGGAATGGCCACCACTGGGAACCTTTCAGAAGAGCAGGTGCACTGCTCCATCTGTCTTGACGTCTTCACTAACCCCGTATCCATCCCCTGCGGACACAACTTCTGCCAGGGCTGCATCCTGGGATACTGGAAGACCAGTCCTTTGTACCAGTGTCCTATGTGTAAGAAGTCCTTCTACAAGAGGCCTGATATTAGCATTAACACGGTCCTGAGGGAGATCGCAGAGCAGTTCAAGGAGATCAGGGTGAGGACTGTTGAAGGGAAGTtgaacgaagaggaggaggaagaagaagaagaagaggggaaaggaaagaagtgggtgatggagaggaagaaaaaggaggatgaggagaggctTTTAGAGAAGGATCAGAAGCAGGAGTTGCTGGAGGAGCTCAAGCAGAAGcaagaggaggacaggaagaagaaggagaagcaaCATGAGGAGTTACCACCGCTGATCCCGCCAGTGGCAGCGCCCGCAACCTCTCCTCCATCTACACCTCAAGCTGCAGCTCGAAGGCCGCCACCTCCTCCGCTGCCCCAGACCtcacctcctccctcacctCTAATCTCTGCTCCACCAGCTCCTCAACAGGTACCTACACCTCCTTCCTCTTCACCTCTACCTTCTTCCTGGGAGGAGGTCCTCTGTGATGTATGTCTGGGGGAAGGAAGGCCCAAAGCGGTCAAATCCTGCCTCGTGTGTCTGACGTCTTACTGCGAGGAGCACCTGAAGTCACACTCCACCAGGTTCACCAAGCACAAGCTGATAGAGCCGGTTGCGAACATGGAGGACAGGATGTGTCCGAAGCACGAGAGGCTCCTGGAGCTGTTCTGCAAGAAGGATcagacgtgtgtgtgcgtgctgtgTACTGAGACGGACCACAGGGCTCACTACACTGTACCTGTGGAGAGGGAGTGGACAGAGAAGAAG GCTCAGTTGAAGAGGACAGAAATAGACGTCCAGCAGATGATCCAGGACAGAGTGAAAAAGGTGGACGACATCAAACACGCTGTAGAGCATAACAAA GTCAGTGCTCAGAGAGAGATTCAGGAAAGTGTGCAGGTCTTCTCAGAGCTGGTGCGCTCCATCCAGAAGGCTCAGGCTGAGCTGGTTCTGTCCATCgaggagaagcagaggcaggCGGAGAGGTGGGCTGAGAGCCTCATGATtgagctggagcaggagatctTTGAGTTAAAGAAGAGGAACACAGAGCTGGAAAACATGGCTCGGACCGACCACATTCACTTCTTAAAG AATTTCCCAGCTCTTTGCACTCCTCCTGCTGTCAAAGACTGGTCCGAGACCAGTGTTCCCACTGACACCTGTGTAGGGATGATCCGGAGATCCGTGTCCAAACTGGAGGCGATGTTAAATGAGATGATCGACAAACTGGCTGACAATG AGATAAAAAAGATCCTTAAATACACAG tggaCATCACATTAGATCCGGACTCAGCCAACCCCTGGTTACAGCTCTCTCAGGACAGACATCAGGTGAGACACCTGGGCGCATGGCAGGACCTCCCAGACCACCCAGAGCGCTTCGACACTGTGGTCATCGTCCTGGGCCGCGAGGGCTTCACCTCAGGGAGGCACTACTGGGAGGTCCAGGTGGGGGACAAAGACGACTGGTACCTTGGCGTAGCTAGGTCTACAGTCAACAGGAAGGGCAGGATCTCTGTGAGCACCACGCAGGGCTACTGGGCTCTCGCCATGAAGAAAGGCCAGGGGTACCGCGTGTCGACGACCCCGCAAATCCTGCTCCCCCTCAACCCCAAACCAAAGCGAGTGGGCGTGTACGTGGACTACGAGGAGGGGCAAGTGTCTTTTTACGATGTGAAGGCTCGGACTCATATTTATACTTTCAAAGACACGTTCGGAGAGAAGATCTTACCTTTCTTCTACCTGTACTGCTGCGACAAAGCCTCAGACACCATGGTGATCTGTCCTGTGAATGAGAAAAGCCTGATCAAGCAAAGCTAA